The following nucleotide sequence is from ANME-2 cluster archaeon.
ACCAAATAAAAAATTGTTGTCACTTGCATATTCAAGCATGAACTCATAGTCCGCACACAACGACCTTGGATTGGAAATCCGCAGGCATTATGACGATGCTCATAACTTTCGCATTCTTTCGATTTACTTGTTCGGTTTTTCGTTTCAGGCACAGGGTCACATTTAAAGCACTGATAGCGTTATTTTGTCCCGATTATTGTAACTAATTCATTCCATTATTACCTTTTAATTTCCAATGCAATAATCCACAATGCTATCGATATGAATAGCTGTTGTATTTAAGAAAGGAATACCATATTCGTCTTTATCGAGAATCATAGGAAGTTCTGTACAACCAAGGATCAAGCCATCAATAGAATCTTCGTCTATCATTCGTTTTGCAATCGATAAGAGTTCTTGTCGAGTTGAATTTTCGATAATACCAAACTCAATTTCTGATATTAATTTATTGTGAATGTACTGCTGCTCATCTTTCATAGGGACTATTATAGATATACCAACATTGTGAAATGCCTTCTGAAAAAAGTCTGATTCTATCTTAAATTTTGTCCTAATCAGACCAAGTTTTCTTAGCTTCATGCTTAATGCTCGTTTACATGTTTCATCAACTATACTAAGCATAGGTATAGGAGACCTCGATTTGACTTCATCAAAAACTATGTGTGGTGTGTTCGACCCAATTACAGCAAACTCTGCACCTGCACTGTGAAGCGCGATTACTCTTTTTGCCAGCCAATCCACAAGATTATTCCAGTCCTTAGCTTCAACCAATTCCAAAAGTCTGCTAACATCTGCGCTGTATATTATTATTTCAGGGGTTGCCAAACCAACTTCTCGCTGCCGGAAAACATTGATAATTCCTTTATAGTAATCAATGGTTGATTCCGGCCCCAGTCCACCAATAATTCCAATTTTTTTCATAAAACATCCTCGACGATGATCATCTTCACTACTTTTGTGAGAGCCTTACCGATGTGTTTATTTTTTTCACTTGCCGGTATAAATAATCCATCACCTTTATTGAACACAACCATATTTCCATTGAAATTTACTTCCAATTGGC
It contains:
- a CDS encoding amino acid racemase — translated: MKKIGIIGGLGPESTIDYYKGIINVFRQREVGLATPEIIIYSADVSRLLELVEAKDWNNLVDWLAKRVIALHSAGAEFAVIGSNTPHIVFDEVKSRSPIPMLSIVDETCKRALSMKLRKLGLIRTKFKIESDFFQKAFHNVGISIIVPMKDEQQYIHNKLISEIEFGIIENSTRQELLSIAKRMIDEDSIDGLILGCTELPMILDKDEYGIPFLNTTAIHIDSIVDYCIGN